In Camelus ferus isolate YT-003-E chromosome 21, BCGSAC_Cfer_1.0, whole genome shotgun sequence, the DNA window AAAACAATGCCTGCTTCTCAACAGGCACCCAATAAATACGAACTATTGTTACTGCTGCGTTGCTATTATGATTAGCATCTGGGATAAACAACTTGGGACCTGGCTTCCCAAATCAAAAAAAGACAAGTACCTGTGTGGAAAATGGGATAGAGAAGTTATTAGTGTATCCACTGCCATCCCTCAAAAACAGCAGATAGGAATCGAGTTTTCTAGAGTGGGAAAGTGGGCTGGACTACAGCAGCTCGCTAATAAACCGGGCGGGGGGACACGCCGCACTCATTCTACTGCTACCACCCTTTAGGGAGCTAACTAAAGAGAAAGGAGACAGCTCTGGTTCTGGGAACCAGTTCTATTGTTTCCTCTAGTGTTCCGACAGAAATTGTACTATAAAGGACAAGTGTTTCTTACCTGCCACAGCAAAAATGAAACATTCCTAGCACACATTTTAGCGTATGTGCCACTGCTGTCAGCACTGACTGAGGCGCCAGGGAACCTGACCTCTGGACCTGGCTGTAACGCCACCTATTTGTGTGGCCTTGGCCTTCAGCATGCGCATGGGTGCAAAGAGGTCTTAGATGGGATGGTCTTGAAGGCACTTTCCAACTCAGATGATCATATTCAACTAACAGATGAGTTTCTTTCCTTGGTAACAGCATTAggaaattattaacattttaataaaatgcagttCAGCAGAACTTCTGTCAGAAGAATGAACCTGCTGACTCATATATAAGCTGAGAGCATATATATGAGTACGGTTTAGGAAACAGTTACCCACAATAATGACTGTAAGCATTCTATCATTCTTCAACTTGACACCAATCCCAAAAGGCCATGCTACCAAAACGAACAAAAAATAAGATGCTAGAACTTTCTGGTTTTAGAGCTAtctaaaaatgtttgtttctttaatttgttgGATTAAAAAAGATACTTTCAGAGAGGGCCAATTTAACTGAAACTGCACAATTTCGATATAAAATACTGATTGGTAACTTTCACACTAGTCAGGGGAGAATGTTTTAACGATTGCCTTACAAACATTTTCAGGGACTTAAGAAAGTAAATAAGCTTTTCAAGGTAAGAAAGGTGTCCTATTAGGGTTTCAAGAGCCCCGGAAGCACCTAACGGCATCTCAGCACACAGTGGGCTCTCACCCAGAGCTGCACAGGGCGCTGAGGAACACAAAGCAGCACGGTAAGGTGCCAGCTGCAGAGCTGTTCCCTGaaacctaatttttaaacaaatatgaagGCACTATAATATTGAATTTAAGAAGGTAATCACTTTAATTCTGGCCCAACTTATCAACACCACTAGATATTCAGGTTTTCccttagatatttttaatattactgaCTTTACAAGTGGATCGACAtcaattctttttactttttaccttcaatggtttttttattttgtttttaaagacatcatACAACCTCACTTCAAAATGAAGGCCTTTATCTGGACCCTAAGTGTGCTATTCTTCCTACTAATGGGCATTGGACACTGCAGAGGAggacagtttaaaataaaaaaaataacccagAGGAGATACCCTCGTGCTACAGATGGTAAAGAGGAAGCAAAGAAATGTGCATACACATTCCTGGTACCTGAACAAAAAATAACAGGGCCGATTTGTGTCAATACCAAAGGGCAAGACGCAGGTACCATTAAAGACATGATCACcaggatggaccttgaaaacctGAAGGACGTGCTCTCCCGGCAGAAGCGGGAGATAGACGTCCTGCAACTGGTGGTGGATGTAGACGGAAACATAGTCAATGAGGTAAAGCTGCTGAGAAAAGAAAGCCGTAACATGAACTCTCGTGTTACTCAACTCTACATGCAACTGTTACATGAGATTATTCGTAAGAGGGATAATTCACTGGAACTCTCCcagttggaaaataaaatcctCAATGTCACCACAGAAATGTTGAAGATGGCAACAAGGTACAGGGAACTAGAGGTGAAATACGCCTCCTTGACTGATCTTGTCAATAACCAGTCTGTGATGATCACTTTGCTGGAAGAACAGTGCTTGAGGATATTCTCCCGACAAGACCCGCACGTGTCTCCTCCTCTCGTCCAGGTGGTGCCACAGCACATCCCTAACAGTCACCAGTACACTCCTGGTCTGCTGGGGGGCAACGAGATCCAGAGGGATCCCGGCTATCCCAGGGACTTGATGCCATCACCTGAGCTGGCAACGTCTCCCACCAAAAGCCCTTTCAAGATGCCACCAGTAACTTTCATCAATGAAGGTGAGTTACCTCCTActgttaaaaatggaaagagaaggtAAATGTGTTTTATGGTTTATGAAACAAGCCTCATAATACAGCCTATTCTTCATTTTGGTTATGTAATTATGCATGAgcattaaattttctatttttgtttgctaTTAACCAAGAATTGAACTTAAATACATCTCGCAGCTCTAGGAGTCTAACAGTTTACAAAAACAGTGTATTCTGTGGAGAAAAACACTCTTTCATCCAAATTCTTACAGTCTGTTACTATTGCTGAGACAGGAATGAGTCCATGGTCCACTCCTCACCTCTATAACCATCCACCGACCTCCAGCCACGCCCTCACTGCTGCTCAGCAATTCTTCCATCTACCTCTTGCTGCTCTTCCCATCATCCTCCTCTTCAAAAGGGACATTTAAAGATGTGCTTTCACCCTCCCAAAGCCTCAAACTAACCTACCACCTACCACTGTACTGAGATTAAGTCTACTTGGGCCTAGGGTCCTTGTTCTTTCCTGTCTTGAAAACATCAGCATAAAACCCGTGCTTTTTTGCCCTCACTCTAAAGAGGAAAATAGCCCACCCATTTTCTACGGCTAAAAAACTACAACTGCACCTTGTAACCATATACATATAAGTAACTTTTTACTACATAAAATACCCGAGAATTGATACTAGTATCTCTACCtctatttcttaatttcattccttcctccctccactcaTTCCATACCGGTCACTGATCAAGGTGCCCAGAATGCAGATGAATAATTCATCTTTCTGTTTAGCTCACTGCTAACATTCCGAATACATTTGTTTTATACCTACATCCAATTGCTCATAAGCTGTTCTCCTGAACTCTTTCACAAGTTGATTTGTTTCCTTAGAGTGAAGGGAAAAACCCaaatgcccccctccccccaaaaaagaaattgtaGTTCATTCACCTATTGAAAAGACAGGACATAAAACTGCACATAGactaagaaataattttagacaacaacaaaaaacacagagCAAAGACTGGAAATATGCACATCACAAAGTGGTCAAGCCTTTCTGCAGCAGGGGACACCACTGACCATTCGCACCTCCACTTCCTTGGGCCTCCACATCATAATACTCTGACTCTTCCTGCTTCTCTAGGTCCTTCGTTGgcatcttcttccttctccttcggCTTAAAAAGACTTCCTTGAAGATACTCTATTTTAGAGGTCCCATTCGTCTTCCAGGCTACAAGTATCACCACTGATCAGAGGACTCCTGCATGGAAGCCCTCCCTCCTGATTCTAACCAAAGCCGGATATTTGCATCTGGATGTTTGACTGTTACCTCACACgctgcttcttcctctcctgAAATGCCTTCTTTCAGTTTATCTGTCAACCTGGCAGATTGAAGGCTTAGCTAAAACAGTATCTTAAATTTTATACCTTCCCAGATTTAAACAAACATAACCAGATGGCTCCTCCccaaacatttgttttgtttctgttggttttttttttttttacatcacaTTACACTGGAGTTATTTGATTGCATGTCTGTCTCCCTGCTGGACTGAACACTTCTGGAAGAAAGTAAACTGTCTTTCCATTTCCTACTTCAAACATCTAGCCAAGATCAGATTTGGCATATTGTACTTAGCATATTGTAAGCAGTACAATAAATACTTGAGGaatgaatcaataaattaataactAAACTCTAAAACAATTTCTTCTCCAAATTAGCATTCTCCttttagaaataagtaaattattattataaaagcaatagaGTTACTGAAGAAAATCCagaaaacactgataaacttttttaaaaggtatgcTTTTTAATATccaaatacccagaaataaactacAGTTAACACTTTAGTAATaaccttcaaaattttttttcccatctcatAAACATGGTAACCAATATTCTTGTAACttcaaaaattaactttgttctttttctttttctatgattatatccttaggataaatttctgTAAGTAAAAGTGACAGGCCaatggatttttatttctctattttggtTTGTTACTACCCATTTCTGAATTTGCTTGGCTGATCTTTGACACTTCTCTCCTGCCTCACACACATAGCTAACTAAGTTCTACCCATGTGGCTTTTCAGTCTTTCATGAGTGTATCCCTCATTTCTATCCAGAGCCAGAACTAACTGAGATCCAAGTGATCTATGGCAACAGCTAGAGGATAGAGATGTCCTGGATTACAAGCTGTGAGATcttgggaggtggagaggggatggttgctctgtgcctcagttttctcacctataaaatgggtaaTAACAGTATTTACTTCTTAAGAGTTGAACACTCGAGGAGTgattagaacagtgtctggcactcaAATGTTAATTCTTACTAAGAATTGTGTAATAGCTTGCCAACTGGTCTaactccattttctctctccatcaaaATGTATTCTACACTGCGAACAGATTCGTCTTAAACTACCATTCTGATCACACCACACTTCCGCCCAGCAGCTTCCCACTGCAAACAGAAAAAGTCCAGTTTGCTTAGCTTGGGTAAGATTAGTGTACTCCTCAAAAGAATCAATCCTACTTCTTTAGCTTTCCTTCCATTAATTTCTTTCACAAAAGCCATCTGCTTCTATAAAATGAATCAACTCAttgtcttctaaatattttctgttttctgcctaTTCAAATAAGACtcagactaaaataaaataaaatgaaataaaataaaatagcaagtcCTTCTCGAAGCCCTTTTGACTCCCACAGGCTTAAAGTGATTGCTTCTATACGAATATCTTTACTCTGTTAACATAGATGCAACATTTCTTATGTCCCCTCTTGAATTATCAGTTATTTTTACATGTACTCATAGTACTTCTACACACATCTAAATAAAATGCCTTCCACCCATAACGTAAGCTCCTTCCTGTAGATGGATATTGTGTCACTTGCACACGCTAAATAAATGCTGGTTGACTTGATATTACACTCTTACAGAGCTTCTTACAGTTGTCATTCCAAAGAGCTTCACGAAAGTACTTTAACACATTCTATTATAGTGAGTCAGTCATTCTATACTGTTCCAACTCTCAGTAACAACAGGTTCAAGTACCATTAAATTAGGCAAATGATGATTATTAATTTCCCCACACCCTTTGATTTCCAAAGGATTTATGTGTATGAAATGGTCACCTGggtataaaaagaatatatatttattttttatatcctttaaaaCATACCTCTTGTATAAgctttaaatgtataaaatttatcAGCATAGTAGTGTGTACATGTAAGTTGTAAATAAACATAATTGAAGTGTGTGAAAAATTTTTAACTGATGGGGGTGTACAATTATATAAGGATGAAGATGACTTGCATGGAGTGTTTTTGTGGGTGCTGAATCTTAAGTGGATGGTATCATCAGTTCTAGAAGAAATGATTATTCACATATCCCTACACTGACACACTAAAAACGCCTGTGCAAAATGAGATGCATCAGTTCTAGGTTTTATTATACACTGAGCTGCAGtgcaaaaaacaagcaaatacacaaaattaaatcCCGTAATAGGGATTTAGCACATCAAAGGTCCCATTTAACAGGCTTTTGCTTTAATAAAacaatggggggggggtgtgtgtgtatatctatatatatccatatatctatatatatctatatatctatatatatatctccataatAAACCAATACttaatgtaaaaattaagcaCAGGCATAACTTTTTCtgttattcattatttatttgttataataagtaaacattaacttttcttttttttctataaaagttgGCCTCTGAAATTCAAGGACATAACTAGCTATACCATAGAATGTTCATCAGTACACTAATGAACATGTAAGGGAAATCGCACAGAATTAAGAAAACCTGTTTCCTTTGTTACTGACCTCGGGTAAGTCACTTTGCCcgtctgtctctgttttctcatttgcacaGTGAGAGCACCGGTTGGACTGGATGGTTCTAACACCTCCTTCTAGTTCTAATATTCTATGATTCTTACCAAATATAAATCACCAGAAGTGACAAAAACCAGACTTGCtactttttctttacatataatGTGCTAAAATCTTTGTTCATATTATTCTTATATCAGACTGGAAAGTATGTCTAAGCTGTTTGGGTACTTGCACAAAAAGGGCAAAGAGATGGATGGCTACTGCTTTATTTACATATGCTTCTAGCACCAAGAAGTTCCCATTCCTGCACTCTACATGTAGGTACATGGTCATTCCACACTCTCTAAATGCATAATGTGCATGTATTACTTAAAAAGTGTTCTACTCAGTCACAAGaagtcaaatactgtatgattccacttacatgaggtacctagagtagtcaaattcagagataggagaatggtggctgccaggggctgcagtgaagggagaatggagagttgctgtttaatgggtacagagcttcagttttgcaagatgaagaaagGTAGAGTCAAGCTCCATAATAATGAGACTGTACTAATGCCACTGAACCGTATATTTAAAAATGGTCAAgttggcaaattttatgttatgtatatcttactaacattttttaaagaggttttaatgacaggaaattttatattttcttttaaaatggttatAAGAAAAATGTACCTCAAGAGAACAAACTTACTATGAACTTACGGCAAGTAACAGAATAATTTTTGCTTGTTTACAATAAATTATCTCTAGAAACATTACTTTCCCTCTaccttgaaaataaaatgtttgggaATGTAACTACACACCTGGCAAGCTGCCATCAAAAAATTCTTAACTGTTAATGTTATTCATTGGCTGTATTTTGGGTTAGTcttctataaaagaaaacattatccTTTTACAAATGATGTATTaatataaataagttcattcctTGTAGGTGAATGGAGTTGAGAAAGTGCCTTCATAGTGTGTTAGAAAATAGATCTGAGTATCAGGAAACTTGGATTCTGTCAAGGCTTTTCTGAGGCACAGTTGCTTCCGTTGTGAAAGAGTCTGCTGTGATGACTAAATGAGGTGATGCATGTGGAAATGTTTTGTATATGGTCTGACCAGCATGACTACATTTTTCTGTACACTTCCCAACATATACCTTGCCACATATGGGAATATAAAAGGTAAGCTTACaaagttaattttgaaaaacagtcattggaaagtaaaaatatgctttttagTGGATAATAAGCTGATTTTCAATGATTTGTAATGCTTCCtgtcagtaaatttaaaaaatgcagttgaTTTCAGTGGAAAGCTTATATTAACACTGCAACCAAGAAAAACTAAACCAAAGAAGACTGGTTAAGCAAAGGGgctgaaatacaattttattaaccAGTCATGAAAAACAGCTGATATGTTCTTAAGTAATTTCAATATGAAAGCTCAGGTTGCTAACTGCACTTCAAACTCACAGATTAATAAACAAAGTAATTCATATTATTACAAGAAAGAGTCTATTACCACTATAAAACTATTTGCTTCAAACTTCCGATTTCAGAAATGCTGTTGAATATATTTATCTAACACTTAATTCAGAACCcaataaaaaaagtttacctCTCAAAAGATTTTACTTGCTGACCATTTGAAAGCTCTAAATTGGTTATcttttttgtcctgttttctCCTATAAAAAGAGCATGGGATTAGgacaaagtaagaaaataaatgagaaattcaatgaaaagaaaaggattttccTTTTAGGTAATTAAACAGTTTCTCTATGTAAAAAGGACAGGGATGTTAAATAAAGATGGTTTCCAGTAAAGGTGCTATTCAaagcatgaaatttttttttctgttttaacccAGTTCTGTTAAAAGATACGAGttcttaatgaaaaatacatgttgcaAAATATGTGGCATGACTAGTCAGTATTTATCTTTCCATGATGAATCAGACTATTAACTGGTTTGTTAGCCCTATACACATTTTAATCATCAAATATATTGAGGAAGAGAACTCATCCTTCAAATTCAATGTCGAGAATTGCATTTTTCTGCCTTGACAAGAATCCAATTGTGTGTCACAGAAGACAAAGACTGTTTCAAGATTActcaaagcaagaaaaaagttaataaaattcctattttgaaaGAAAGGTACTTCCAGTCCATACCCTTCTGAACCATTATGAACAAATTTCTGAATCATATATAAATATCATGTcaaataaatcaattaatttatCTCTAATAATGCACAAACCAGCAAGTTAAAACTGACCTCTCAAAAACAAAGCTGTACTTTCCTACTAGTCATGTAAGAATTCCTACTAAGCGTCTTTTTATGGTACAGAGAAAGCAGTAAAACACTGAGTATAAGAATGATCTCTAATTTAATTCTAGAACGGAAAATAAGGTATGCAAGTaagaaggagaaaacatttctgcCAAGATCAACAGTACACACTTGGCTAAGACAGGTTAAGGGTTCGTctctacaaataaatataaacaaggaCTAAATTCTGTTACTTACCATTTTTACTGAGGAGGAAAAGATAGCTATAAGCACTGCTAATTTTATCCAGATTTCTTGGAAAAAGATTTCAACTAAATTTTCCTAAGCCTTTGTCGCAACCAACTCCAACAGGCATCCACACTGCAAACACGAAGCCCACCGTAAAAAAGTGGGTTGAAACTTAAAGTTGAAGTTAAAATTTGTATAAGTTGAAATCTGTATCAAATCAAAGCTGGATCTAAAAACCCAGGACTCCTCAATTTGCTTAAACATCTGAGGGCCTATTAAAGagcagaaaaggaacaaatggtattttacaaattttctgtCAACATTCAAAACCTTGATGCTTCTGTATTTTACATCCATTTAAATAATCTAGTTAAAGTCCAACTCATGACTATACagtcaaatataaaatgtaaactgTCAAAACTATACTCAAATGAGTGCAGAGCAAACATTTACAAAGATGACATTCATGAATAGGCATATTTCTGAAAGGAGAGAGATATTTACATGTATTGCAATAAAACCACTTCATGTGTGCATTAACTACAAcaaacaggttttaaaataagAGCAATATTCCTCAGATATCCTTGACTATTCCGGAAGTggcaacttagaaaaaaaaatctgtctgacTTTGTAAACAACTGCGATGACTGTACTTTTAGACTGCAGAAACCAATTTCAACCCTACAGCCGACCTCAAGAGTTCCAAGCACCACCTTCTACCATTTACATTTCGGACACGCTGAACTTGTAACTCCTCGAGAGCACCGagctctcttctctgtctccataCCTCAGCACATGTGGGGCCCTGATCGGACCTCCTCTGCCCACTAGCCTCACTCCTACTCAGTCTTCACAACTCAGCTGAGATGGAGCCGACCCCATCTCTTGCCCACAAATCTGGGTTAGCCATTTCTTGGCCAGAGCTCCCATGTGCCCTGCTAGTAACTCCACCAGAGTACTCATCAAGCTGCAGTGGATTCTCTCCCGCCACTTCCCCAACTTGCCATCAGAATCTATGGTTTATCCCTGGAGCCTAAAACAGTTTCCAGTCTACACCAGACGCAGAAAAGACATTTCTGGGAATAATAATGCAGAATGAGGAAACCACTGTGGCTGCCAGGAATCACG includes these proteins:
- the ANGPTL1 gene encoding angiopoietin-related protein 1, with amino-acid sequence MQKDIIQPHFKMKAFIWTLSVLFFLLMGIGHCRGGQFKIKKITQRRYPRATDGKEEAKKCAYTFLVPEQKITGPICVNTKGQDAGTIKDMITRMDLENLKDVLSRQKREIDVLQLVVDVDGNIVNEVKLLRKESRNMNSRVTQLYMQLLHEIIRKRDNSLELSQLENKILNVTTEMLKMATRYRELEVKYASLTDLVNNQSVMITLLEEQCLRIFSRQDPHVSPPLVQVVPQHIPNSHQYTPGLLGGNEIQRDPGYPRDLMPSPELATSPTKSPFKMPPVTFINEGPFKDCQHAKEAGHSASGIYMIKPENSNGPLQLWCENSLDPGGWTVIQKRTDGSVNFFRNWENYKKGFGNTDGEYWLGLENIYKLSNQDNYKLLIELEDWSDKKVYAEYSSFRLEPESEFYRLRLGTYQGNAGDSMMWHNGKQFTTLDRDKDMYAGNCAHFHKGGWWYNACAHSNLNGVWYRGGHYRSKYQDGIFWAEYRGGSYSLRAVQMMIKPID